In Longimicrobium sp., the genomic window CAGCCGATTCGCCCGCGCAGCTCGCGCCTGAACTGGCGACGGAGCTCCACGTCGATCCCGCGATGGAGCTCTTCACGGAGCCGGATTCCGTTCCTGCGAATCTCGCTGAGGTCGCGCCGGAGCTGGAGACGGCGACGGTGCACGAGCTTCCGGCGATGCTGGCCGAGCCGGTGGTGCCGGCGCCGCCGGTGCAGGCGCGCAAGGCGACGCGATACTCGGTGCCGCGCCTCCCGGAGTGGCAGGAGCGGATGATCCGCATGCTGGCGGTGGTGACGCTTGCGTACGGCGTCTACTACATCTCCTGGCGGTGGACGCAGTCGCTGAACACCGAAGCGCTCTGGTTCTCCATCCCGCTGGTGCTGGCGGAGACGTGGGGGCTGCTCACGGCGTTCATCATGGTGCACTCCGTGTGGCGTTTGAAGCACCGCGATCCGGTGACGCCGGCGGAGGGGCTGAGCGTGGACGTGTTCATCACCTCCTTCGACGAGCCGCTGGAGGTGATCCGCCGCACCTGCGTGGGCGCGCGCGCCATCCGCTATCCGCACCGCACCTACATCCTGGACGACGGGAAGCGCGACGAGGTGAAGGCGATGGCCGCGCAGCTCGGCATCGGCTACCTGCGTCGCGAAGACAACGCGCACGCCAAGTCGGGGAACCTCAACCACGCGCTGAAGCACACCCGCGGCGACTTCGTCCTGCAGCTAGACGCGGACCACGTGCCGCTCCCGCACATCCTCGACCGGCTGCTGGGCTTCTTCGAAGACCCCAAGCTGGCGTTCGTGCAGGCGCCGCAGGACTTCTACAACACGGACGGCTTCACCTACGACGTCAACGAGTCGTGGCAGCGGATCTGGGAGGAGCAGCGGCTCTTCTTCTCGGTGATCCAGCCCGGCAAGGACTCCATCAACGGAGCCTTCTTCTGCGGCTCGTGCGCGGTCTTCCGCCGAGAGGCGCTGGAGTCGATCGGCGGCTTCGGCACGCACAGCATCACCGAAGACATCGAGACCTCGCTCCTGCTGCACGCCGCGGGGTGGCGGTCGGCGTACTACGGCGAGAGCCTGGCGTACGGGCTGGCGGCGGGCTCGGCCACGGCGTTCCACGTGCAGCACCTGCGCTGGGGGCAGGGGGCCATGCAGGTCCTCCGCCGCTTCAACCCGCTCGCCCACCCGGGGCTCACCCTGTCGCAGCGCGTGTCGTACTTCGGCTCGCTGACGGCGTACGTGGGCGGGGTGCAGAAGCTGGTGTTCTACTGCGCGCCGCTGGTCTTCTTCCTCACCGGCGCGCTGCCCATCAAGGCGGTGGACCGCGAGTTCCTGCTCCGCTTCCTGCCGTTCCTGCTCCTCTCGTTCATCCTTTCGGACCTGGTGTCGCGCGGCACGGCGAACACCTGGATGTCCGAGCGCTACCAGATGGCGAAATTCTGGACGTACACCCGCGCGGTGGCGTCCGTGCTGTGGCCGCGGCCGCTGCGCTTTACCGTCACTCCAAAGGGGCCGGGGCACGTACCCTTTCGCACCTACGCGCCGCAGGTGGTGCTGATGGTGACGACGCTGGTGGCGCTGGCGTGGGCCACGATGGCGCACCGCTACGGGTGGGTGGAGTACGGGGTGGATGGATGGGCTTCCACGGCGTTCCGGGTGAACCTGCTGTGGGCGTCGCTCAACTTCATCCTGGCGGCGTCGGTCATCGGGCTGAGCCTGCGGGTGAGGCAGCAGCGCGGCGACCACCGCTTCCGCGACCAGTTCCCCATCACCCTGCGCACCCCCGCCGGGGCCCATGGAAAGCCGCGGTCGTGGATCGCGCTGACCGAGGACCTGAACCCCACGGGGATCGCCTTCCGCATGCCCGAGCGGCTCCCGGCGGGGTCCGAGCTGCGGATGAAGCTTCCGCTTACCACCGGCTCGGTGACGGTGCGGGGGAGGGTGGTGCACGAGGTGAAGCTGGAGGGCCCCGGCCCGGCGATGTACCGGATCGGCGTGGCGTTCGACGGGGTGCCGCTGCGGGTGCGCGACGCCATCGAGCTCCACTGCATCCAGCACGCGGTGCCGCTGGAGCGCGCGCAGTACACCGGTCCGCGCCCCCTGCTGGCGCGCACGGCGGAGTGGACGCGCAACGCGCGGCGCGAACGGCGGGAGCAGGTGCGCCTTCCCGCGCGCGTGTGGCTGCGCAGGGCCCCCGGCGCGCCCGAGGAGCCGGGGAGGAGGATGGCGCTGCTGGCGGAGATCAGCGCCAGCGGCGCGCGGCTGGTGATGGACGAGCCCGTGCCGGAGGGGACGCTGGTCCGATTCGTCGTCCCTGGCACCAGGATCCGCGGCGTGGGAAGAGCCGTTTTTTCGCAGGCGACTGAGACTCCGATCGGTGTGCGATTTGCCATCGGCGTCCGGCGGAGCGGGGGAGCCCCCCCGCGCCAGACACCCGTTCCGGAGAGGAAGATGGCCATACCCTACGTGCTGAAAAAGGCGGTTTCGCTCCTTTGCATCCCGCTGGCGGCCGCGGCCGCTTCGGTGCCCGCTTCGGCGCAGCTGCAGGCGGTGGTGTACGGCGGTGCCGAGCTGGACACGCAGGATCTCGCGCTCTTTTTGCTCGGTGCTTCGGTGCACACCACCGGGCTGGGTCCCGGTGTGGGCGTGGGCGTGATGGGCTACAACCTCACCTACCCCGTGGTGGGGAACACCACCGAGTCGGTGAACGCGGTGCAGCCGCAGGTGGAGCTGCGCTACGGCTTCACCACGGGCTCGGTGCAGGCCAACGTCGGCTACCTCTTCATCCAGGGGAAGGACGTGACGCCGATCGGCGCTCCCGGCGGCGCCGAGGACGGGCTGGTGACGGCGCTCCAGGGCAACTACTGGGGCTCGGAGGGCGGCTCGAGCGCCGACCTGATCGTCAGCTACAACTGGGGCGGCGAGTACTTCTGGACGCGCGGCCGCGGGCTGCAGCAGATCGCGCCCTTCCGCGAGCGCGGCGGGATCAGCCTGGGTGCCGAACTGGTGGCGCAGGGCACGGCGGCGGACGACACCTATCGCGCGTTCCAGGCGGGGCCGGTGCTGGAGGTGGCGTTCTCCCCCGCGTTCCGCCTGATCGGCGTGGCCGGCGCGAAGACGGACAACCGCGTGGATGCGCCGTCGGTGTTCCCGTACTTCAAGCTGGAGTTCGTGGCGATTCCGGGGCTCTGACCAACGGGCCTCACGCGGAGTCGCGGAGGCGCAGTGAGGGATGGATCGGGGCACGGAGAGTGGGTACTCTCCGTGCCTTTTCTCCGCTATAAAGGGGGCGCTGCGCGCGGACGGATGCGTGAGTCCGCGGAGGCGGACTTCGTGTGGTTCCAGCGGCGAATTCATTCGCTCCTGGATGCGGGGCCGGGGCGGACGCGCGGGCCGCGGGCCGCGGCGAATGGGCGGGGCACGGGCAGCCACGTGGGGCGGCCCCTACAGGATTATGCTTCGGGGGCGGGGTTCGGGGTGGGGGCGAGGGTGGGCAGACACGCAGGTCGGCCCCTGCCGGGTTGGCGGCGGGGAGCGGTGGTCGAGGTGGGGGAAAGGGTGGGCGCGATGAATCGCGCCCCTACGGCGCGGAGGCGGCGTGGAGATTGGGGGGGGACGCGCGGATCTCGCCCCCGAGTCCGCGAAGGCGGACTTTGTGCTGTTGTTGCCGCGAGTTCACTCGCCTGCCCGCCCCAATTGACCCACCGGAGCACACGGCGCATCTTTCGGGGTATGAGGGGATGACCCGGAAAGGAGAAGAGGGTGCCGATCAACGAGGCCGTGGGGAAGATCGCCGCCGTGGTGGAGGACGGCGGAAGGGTATCGGTGGAGGATGCGCGCATCCTGTGGCAGCATGCGAGCGACGACGAGCTGAAGCGCATGGCCGGAGCCGTGCGCGCACGCTACCACGCCCCCGACCGCGCCACCTACATGGTGATGCGGATCATCAACTACACCAACGTCTGCGTGGCGCAGTGCGACTACTGCGCCTTCTACGTGCTCCCCAACCAGCACGGCGGCTACGTGCTGTCGCGCGAGGACGTCTTCGCCAAGATCGAAGACCTCCTGCGCGCCGGGGGCGACCTGGTGGGGTTCAACGGCGGCTTCAACCCCAAGCTCCCGCTGCACTACTACTGCGACCTCTTCGCCGCCGTGCGCGACCGCTACGGCGACGCGGTGGAGTTCTACGCGCTCACGATCGCCGAGTTCATGTTCCTGGCCGACCGGGCCGGGCTCTCGTACGCGGAGACGGCGGGGCGGCTGCGCGATGCGGGGGTGCACTGGATCACGGGGGGCGGATCGGAGATCCTGACCGAGGACTTCCGGAAGCGCCACGCCAAGTTCAAGTACACTGTGGCCGAGTACCTGCGCGCCCAGCGCGCCGTCGTCGATGCGGGGCTGCGTACGACCGCGACGATGGTGATCGGCTTCGACGAGACGCTGGACGAGCGATTGGAGCACCTGGAGCGCACCCGCACGCTACAGGACGAGTGCCTGGCGGATGGGCTGCAGGGGATCTTTTCGTTCCTGCCGTGGAGCTACAAGCCGTACGGCACGGCGCTGGGCGGCAACGAGGTGAGCCCGCGCGAGTACTGGAGGCACGTGGCGCTGTCGCGCATCTTCCTGGACAACATCAAGCACGTGCGCACCTCCGTCCTCACGCTCAACGAGGACGCATTCCGCGCGCTGGAGTTTGGCGCGGACGACTTCGATCTCCCGCTGGAGGACGAGGTGACGCAGAAGGCCGGCGCCACCATCGACCTGGACTTCGAGCGGCTGCTGGCGGTGCCGCGCGCGATGGGCTTCCAGGTGGAGTACCGCCACGCCGAGCGTCCCCCCGCGCTGGCGCCGGCGTGAAGATCGGGCAGCTGCTGCTGGACCTCTTCGGCTTCGATCCCCCCGCGCCCGGGCCGAAGCCCGCGCCCAGGCCGAAGCCGGCCGCGGCGCCTCCGCGCGTGCCGGAGCCCCGGCGCACGGGCGAGCGGAGCGGGCCGGAGGTGCTGGCGATCGCGCGCAGGTCGGGCGGGGCATGGGAGCGCGTCGTCTTCACCAGCAACCGGCGGATCATGGCGTCGGTGGCGAACCGGGGGCGCGACCTGCGGCTCAACGAGGCTTTCGCCGCCGCGCCGGACTCGGTGCTGGTAGCCGTCGGCGAGCTGTTCACGGCGAGGAACGCGCGGCGGAGGAACGCGGCAAAGGAAGCGGTGCGGCGTTTCATCGCGCAGATCCCGCCCACGCCGAACTCGGCGCCGCGCCCGCGCACCCGCCGCGCCACCGCCGCCGACCGGGCGCAGATCGCGCGCATGCAGGCCGAGTTCGACCGGGTGAACGCGGAGCGCTTCGGCGGGTCGCTGCCGCGCGTGCCCATCCACCTGAGCGGGCGGATGAAGCGGCGCAACGGGCACTTCTCGGCCACTCCGCTGGAGATC contains:
- a CDS encoding glycosyltransferase, translating into MTARTMHSPSALDTAPAPPATPEGPDPVRALLAGRAAVWNAILLVTGPRARAEGWGPEAAVAIAQEAASEGRLVVLAELDFESPSLHLHLGVPNDEGAADVVLFGASVRRTARPVEGLGFSFLPSGDAPDPEQVFAHRHWSVARAEVARAGGLLLFYAPFDAPGLRDLGARLGHALALAEPDEVEGIRRVLGSRCEVAAALAPGEPEPAAEAFAAPLPVVEAQPAAEPQPFAEPAADDLSEADATIAEPAAAYDVSVPDPVAEPEPALAAEAAPLADATPLDEVAAPVEAPPVEDAAWLDEVARYVEAEPLGEVAPSIDAVALDEIAPPVEATALDDLAPSVETAPRDDIAESVEAAPVDDIEPAFETAALDEVSPPVDAAPLDEVTTFDEVAPSVEAAPLDEITSLDEVAPSAELEPEFADEATSSGDVTFLNEVAAFDDVSSDDEAVALGEVPSSAELEPGPALAADSPAQLAPELATELHVDPAMELFTEPDSVPANLAEVAPELETATVHELPAMLAEPVVPAPPVQARKATRYSVPRLPEWQERMIRMLAVVTLAYGVYYISWRWTQSLNTEALWFSIPLVLAETWGLLTAFIMVHSVWRLKHRDPVTPAEGLSVDVFITSFDEPLEVIRRTCVGARAIRYPHRTYILDDGKRDEVKAMAAQLGIGYLRREDNAHAKSGNLNHALKHTRGDFVLQLDADHVPLPHILDRLLGFFEDPKLAFVQAPQDFYNTDGFTYDVNESWQRIWEEQRLFFSVIQPGKDSINGAFFCGSCAVFRREALESIGGFGTHSITEDIETSLLLHAAGWRSAYYGESLAYGLAAGSATAFHVQHLRWGQGAMQVLRRFNPLAHPGLTLSQRVSYFGSLTAYVGGVQKLVFYCAPLVFFLTGALPIKAVDREFLLRFLPFLLLSFILSDLVSRGTANTWMSERYQMAKFWTYTRAVASVLWPRPLRFTVTPKGPGHVPFRTYAPQVVLMVTTLVALAWATMAHRYGWVEYGVDGWASTAFRVNLLWASLNFILAASVIGLSLRVRQQRGDHRFRDQFPITLRTPAGAHGKPRSWIALTEDLNPTGIAFRMPERLPAGSELRMKLPLTTGSVTVRGRVVHEVKLEGPGPAMYRIGVAFDGVPLRVRDAIELHCIQHAVPLERAQYTGPRPLLARTAEWTRNARRERREQVRLPARVWLRRAPGAPEEPGRRMALLAEISASGARLVMDEPVPEGTLVRFVVPGTRIRGVGRAVFSQATETPIGVRFAIGVRRSGGAPPRQTPVPERKMAIPYVLKKAVSLLCIPLAAAAASVPASAQLQAVVYGGAELDTQDLALFLLGASVHTTGLGPGVGVGVMGYNLTYPVVGNTTESVNAVQPQVELRYGFTTGSVQANVGYLFIQGKDVTPIGAPGGAEDGLVTALQGNYWGSEGGSSADLIVSYNWGGEYFWTRGRGLQQIAPFRERGGISLGAELVAQGTAADDTYRAFQAGPVLEVAFSPAFRLIGVAGAKTDNRVDAPSVFPYFKLEFVAIPGL
- a CDS encoding radical SAM protein, with product MPINEAVGKIAAVVEDGGRVSVEDARILWQHASDDELKRMAGAVRARYHAPDRATYMVMRIINYTNVCVAQCDYCAFYVLPNQHGGYVLSREDVFAKIEDLLRAGGDLVGFNGGFNPKLPLHYYCDLFAAVRDRYGDAVEFYALTIAEFMFLADRAGLSYAETAGRLRDAGVHWITGGGSEILTEDFRKRHAKFKYTVAEYLRAQRAVVDAGLRTTATMVIGFDETLDERLEHLERTRTLQDECLADGLQGIFSFLPWSYKPYGTALGGNEVSPREYWRHVALSRIFLDNIKHVRTSVLTLNEDAFRALEFGADDFDLPLEDEVTQKAGATIDLDFERLLAVPRAMGFQVEYRHAERPPALAPA
- a CDS encoding SprT-like domain-containing protein; the encoded protein is MKIGQLLLDLFGFDPPAPGPKPAPRPKPAAAPPRVPEPRRTGERSGPEVLAIARRSGGAWERVVFTSNRRIMASVANRGRDLRLNEAFAAAPDSVLVAVGELFTARNARRRNAAKEAVRRFIAQIPPTPNSAPRPRTRRATAADRAQIARMQAEFDRVNAERFGGSLPRVPIHLSGRMKRRNGHFSATPLEIVMSRRLCLHGAAGEAEHTMRHEMIHLWQFVEGLPVDHGPAFRKMARRLDVHPRATRSVEWMNQDR